A single window of Hymenobacter sp. APR13 DNA harbors:
- a CDS encoding MFS transporter, which translates to MSRTLPTIVGAQFCCTSLWFAGNAVAPELAARFQLPAGFVASLTSAVQLGFISGTLLFALLALADRFSPSRVFFVSALAAATANLGVHLSDLGAEGLLACRFLTGFFLAGIYPVGMKIAADYYQEGLGRSLGWLVGALVLGTAFPHLLRSVTEHLPWYYVTGATSALAVLGGVALLLLVPDGPFRRPGQRPRITAFLAGFRQPQFRAAALGYFGHMWELYAFWAFVPVVLEAFQARHPAAALPVPLLSFGIIGGGSLACVGAGLLARRLGPARVATTALALSGACCVASGLVLGGGSVVGLVAFLAFWGLVVVADSPMFSTLVARHAPAESRGAALTIVNCLGFALTIGSVQLTGWLAPRLPPQLLLLPLAIGPALGLWALWRGRRAV; encoded by the coding sequence ATGTCCCGTACTCTTCCCACCATTGTGGGGGCGCAGTTCTGCTGCACCTCGCTGTGGTTTGCCGGCAATGCCGTGGCGCCCGAGCTGGCGGCGCGGTTTCAGCTGCCGGCCGGTTTTGTGGCCTCGCTCACCAGCGCCGTGCAGCTGGGCTTCATCAGCGGCACGCTGCTGTTTGCGCTGCTGGCCCTGGCCGACCGGTTTTCGCCCTCACGGGTGTTTTTTGTGAGTGCGCTGGCGGCGGCCACGGCCAACCTGGGCGTGCACCTGAGCGACCTCGGGGCCGAAGGGCTGCTGGCCTGCCGCTTCCTGACGGGCTTTTTCCTGGCCGGCATCTATCCGGTGGGCATGAAAATAGCCGCCGACTACTACCAGGAGGGCTTGGGCCGCTCGCTGGGCTGGCTGGTGGGGGCGCTGGTGCTGGGCACGGCGTTTCCGCATTTGCTGCGTAGCGTTACGGAGCACTTGCCGTGGTACTACGTCACGGGCGCTACCTCGGCGCTGGCGGTGCTGGGCGGGGTGGCGCTGCTGCTGCTGGTGCCCGATGGCCCTTTCCGCCGCCCCGGGCAGCGGCCCCGCATCACGGCATTTCTGGCGGGGTTCCGGCAGCCGCAGTTTCGGGCGGCGGCGCTGGGCTACTTCGGGCACATGTGGGAGCTGTACGCGTTCTGGGCGTTTGTGCCGGTGGTGCTGGAGGCGTTTCAGGCGCGGCACCCGGCGGCGGCGCTGCCGGTGCCGTTGCTCTCGTTCGGCATTATTGGCGGGGGCAGCCTGGCCTGCGTGGGCGCGGGGCTGCTGGCCCGGCGGCTGGGCCCGGCGCGGGTAGCCACCACGGCGCTGGCGCTGTCGGGGGCGTGCTGTGTGGCTTCGGGGCTGGTGCTGGGCGGGGGCTCGGTGGTGGGGCTGGTGGCGTTTCTGGCGTTCTGGGGGCTGGTGGTGGTGGCCGACTCGCCCATGTTCTCCACCCTAGTGGCCCGGCACGCCCCCGCCGAATCGCGCGGCGCGGCCCTGACCATCGTCAACTGCCTGGGGTTTGCCCTGACCATCGGGAGCGTGCAACTCACCGGCTGGCTGGCCCCGCGCCTGCCGCCTCAGTTGCTGCTGCTGCCCCTGGCCATCGGCCCGGCGCTGGGGCTGTGGGCGTTGTGGCGGGGAAGGCGGGCAGTTTAA
- the ygiD gene encoding 4,5-DOPA dioxygenase extradiol: MNSLQDLHNTARSFQTTAKMPVLFVGHGSPMNALADNAFTRTLHQLGLDIRNRQPPRAVLVVSAHWLTRGTFVGVNERPDTIHDFGGFPQELFAMQYPAPGAPDVAQEVLQALPDAHPTDEWGLDHGTWTVLHHVFPEADIPVFQLSIDYHQPMTYHAELARQLQFLRRRGVLILGSGNIVHNLRQSMPKLMADDPTPYAWAAEFDEWAKRKIDQRDLHALAHYQQAGASGPLAVPTPDHYIPLLYSLALAEPDDDIRHAYEAVEYGGLSMRTFVVGG; the protein is encoded by the coding sequence ATGAACTCCCTGCAAGATCTTCACAACACCGCCCGCAGCTTCCAGACCACCGCAAAAATGCCCGTGCTGTTTGTGGGCCACGGCTCGCCCATGAACGCGCTGGCCGATAACGCCTTCACCCGCACGCTGCACCAGCTGGGCCTCGATATCCGGAACCGGCAGCCGCCGCGGGCGGTGCTGGTAGTGTCGGCGCACTGGCTCACGCGCGGCACCTTCGTGGGCGTGAACGAGCGGCCGGACACCATCCACGACTTCGGCGGCTTCCCCCAGGAGCTGTTTGCTATGCAATACCCCGCGCCCGGCGCCCCCGACGTGGCCCAGGAGGTGCTGCAGGCCCTGCCCGACGCCCATCCCACCGACGAGTGGGGCCTCGACCACGGCACCTGGACGGTGCTGCACCACGTCTTCCCCGAAGCTGATATTCCGGTGTTCCAGCTCAGCATCGACTACCACCAGCCGATGACCTACCACGCCGAGCTGGCCCGGCAGCTGCAGTTTCTGCGCCGCCGCGGCGTGCTGATTCTGGGCAGCGGCAACATCGTGCACAACCTGCGCCAGAGCATGCCCAAGCTGATGGCCGACGACCCCACACCCTACGCCTGGGCCGCGGAGTTCGACGAGTGGGCCAAGCGCAAAATCGACCAGCGCGACTTGCACGCGCTGGCCCATTACCAGCAGGCCGGCGCCAGCGGCCCCCTCGCCGTACCCACCCCCGACCACTACATCCCGCTGCTCTACAGCCTGGCCCTGGCCGAGCCCGACGACGACATCCGCCACGCCTACGAAGCCGTGGAATACGGCGGCCTGAGCATGCGCACGTTTGTGGTAGGAGGGTAG
- a CDS encoding M1 family metallopeptidase yields MRQLLPLLLSLTAATAATAQTPATTYRAAERRVNDLVHTRLDLRFDYAKRYAYGQAWVTLKPHGYATDSLRLDAKGMDIKQVSLVQNGAPQPLKFTYNRQQLLVQLGRVVPAGEAYTVYVEYVAKPDELGAKGSAAIGDAKGLYFINPDSAVAGKPVQIWTQGETESNSAWFPTIDKPNQKSTSEISLTVPAKYVTLSNGALVSQKPAGAGLRTDTWKMDQPHAPYLFMLAIGDFRKTTDTWRGKEVSYYLEPQYAGQARSIFGKTPRMLEFFSNRLGVEFPWNKYAQVVVRDYVAGAMENTSASLFGPQAQGSARELLDWEYAGVEREVAHELFHQWFGDYVTAESWGNLTVNESFANFSEVLWAEHEYGPDAGAAQAYRSLRTYLIDPSNHTKPLARYQYADKEDLFDNVSYQKGGSILNMLRAYLGEAVFFNGLKTYLTQNAFGTGEPHQLRLALEQASGQDLNWFFDQWYYRPGHPIVSIDYAYDAAHREQTVTIKQTQSGPAYQLPLAVDVYLNGKPQRHQVRMTQAAETFRFPAATRPELVNVDADKVLLWQKTDNKPLTEYATQLRLAPRYLDRREALAAAQTQLKAQPTDALARQLLTASLTDKSPGLRQFAIEALDLQNLAQRKAAAPALARLAATDTVVAVRAAALTALGTLKDKQYAPLFTKALENPSYRVQGAALLGLLGLRPEQALARAAAFEADNKGALTVAMVQVYGQAGSPAQWSLMRTKYDAADPPSRFSLLASVGSMMGRTDDAAALTEGITRIKDLTVRYKPYIDSARLIGLLRQIEQQQATRPNAALVARQVTAAVAEIEAAK; encoded by the coding sequence ATGCGCCAACTCCTCCCGCTGCTGCTCAGCCTGACCGCCGCCACGGCCGCTACCGCCCAGACGCCCGCCACCACCTACCGCGCCGCCGAGCGCAGGGTCAACGACCTGGTGCACACCCGGCTGGATTTGCGCTTCGACTACGCCAAACGCTACGCCTACGGACAAGCATGGGTGACGCTGAAGCCCCACGGCTACGCCACCGACTCGCTGCGGCTCGATGCCAAGGGCATGGATATTAAGCAGGTGAGTTTGGTGCAGAATGGCGCGCCCCAGCCGCTGAAATTCACCTACAACCGGCAGCAGCTGTTGGTGCAGCTGGGCCGCGTGGTGCCGGCAGGGGAGGCCTACACGGTGTACGTGGAATACGTGGCCAAGCCCGATGAGCTGGGGGCCAAGGGCAGCGCGGCCATCGGCGACGCCAAGGGGCTGTACTTCATCAACCCCGACAGCGCCGTGGCGGGCAAGCCGGTGCAGATCTGGACCCAGGGCGAGACGGAATCCAACTCGGCTTGGTTTCCCACCATCGACAAGCCCAACCAGAAATCCACCTCCGAAATCAGCCTGACGGTGCCCGCCAAGTACGTCACGCTTAGCAACGGCGCCCTCGTCAGCCAGAAGCCGGCCGGCGCGGGTCTGCGCACGGACACCTGGAAGATGGACCAGCCGCACGCGCCCTACCTGTTCATGCTGGCCATCGGCGACTTCCGCAAAACCACCGATACCTGGCGCGGTAAGGAAGTCAGCTACTACCTGGAGCCGCAGTATGCCGGGCAGGCGCGGTCCATCTTCGGCAAGACGCCGCGCATGCTGGAGTTTTTCTCTAACCGGCTCGGGGTGGAGTTTCCGTGGAATAAGTACGCCCAGGTGGTAGTGCGCGACTACGTAGCCGGGGCCATGGAAAACACCTCCGCTTCCCTGTTCGGGCCCCAGGCCCAGGGCTCGGCCCGCGAGCTGCTCGATTGGGAGTACGCCGGCGTGGAGCGCGAAGTGGCCCACGAGCTGTTCCACCAGTGGTTTGGCGACTACGTGACGGCCGAAAGCTGGGGCAACCTGACCGTGAACGAGAGTTTTGCCAACTTCTCGGAGGTGCTTTGGGCCGAGCATGAGTACGGTCCCGATGCCGGCGCCGCCCAGGCCTACCGCAGCCTGCGCACCTACCTCATCGACCCCAGCAACCACACCAAGCCCCTGGCCCGCTACCAGTACGCCGACAAAGAGGACCTGTTCGACAACGTGAGTTACCAGAAGGGCGGTAGCATCCTGAACATGCTGCGCGCCTACCTGGGCGAGGCGGTTTTCTTCAATGGCCTGAAAACCTACCTGACCCAGAACGCCTTCGGGACCGGGGAGCCGCACCAGTTGCGGCTGGCGCTGGAGCAGGCGTCGGGGCAGGACCTGAACTGGTTTTTCGACCAGTGGTACTACCGCCCCGGTCACCCCATCGTCAGCATTGACTACGCCTACGATGCTGCCCACCGGGAGCAGACTGTGACCATCAAACAAACCCAATCCGGCCCAGCGTATCAGCTGCCGCTGGCGGTGGACGTATACCTGAATGGTAAGCCGCAACGGCATCAGGTAAGGATGACGCAGGCCGCCGAAACCTTCCGTTTCCCGGCTGCCACCCGGCCCGAGCTGGTGAACGTGGACGCCGACAAGGTGCTGCTCTGGCAGAAAACCGACAACAAGCCCCTCACCGAGTACGCCACCCAGCTCCGCCTCGCCCCGCGCTACCTCGACCGGCGCGAAGCCCTGGCCGCCGCCCAGACCCAACTCAAAGCCCAGCCCACCGACGCGCTGGCCCGCCAGCTGCTAACGGCCAGCCTTACGGATAAGTCGCCGGGGCTGCGCCAGTTCGCCATCGAAGCCCTCGACCTGCAGAACCTTGCCCAGCGCAAAGCTGCCGCGCCGGCTCTGGCCCGACTGGCCGCCACCGACACCGTGGTAGCGGTGCGCGCCGCCGCCCTCACGGCTCTGGGCACGTTGAAGGACAAGCAGTACGCGCCGCTGTTCACGAAAGCGCTGGAAAACCCCTCGTACCGGGTGCAGGGCGCGGCGCTGCTGGGGCTGCTGGGGCTGCGGCCGGAGCAGGCGCTGGCCCGCGCCGCTGCCTTCGAGGCCGACAACAAGGGAGCCCTCACCGTAGCGATGGTGCAGGTGTACGGCCAGGCCGGCAGTCCTGCCCAATGGTCCCTGATGCGCACCAAATACGACGCGGCCGACCCACCTAGCCGCTTCAGTCTGCTGGCCAGCGTCGGCAGCATGATGGGCCGCACCGACGATGCCGCGGCCCTCACCGAAGGCATCACCCGCATCAAAGACCTGACCGTGCGCTACAAACCCTACATCGACTCCGCCCGCCTCATCGGCCTGCTCCGCCAGATCGAGCAGCAGCAAGCCACCCGCCCCAACGCGGCCCTGGTTGCCCGGCAGGTAACCGCCGCCGTCGCCGAAATCGAAGCCGCCAAGTAG
- a CDS encoding MGH1-like glycoside hydrolase domain-containing protein yields MTQEQLRLAAANAGRAPWKKFGPYLTERQWGTVREDYSAEGNAWDYITHDMARSKAYRWGEEGIGGISDDRQLLCFAVALWNGKDEMLKERLFGLTNGQGNHGEDVKEQYYYLDSTPTHSYMRMLYKYPQRKFPYGKLVRENGRRTRLEPEYELLDTGIFDQSRYFDVYVEYAKAGPEDVLIKLTVHNRGPKKASVQLLPQLWFRNTWSWDGKSTRPSMRESQPGAVHAQHPELGHYHLYCEPHGTAEPPRLLFCENDTNGARLYNLPAEGRHFKDGINDYVVNGAAAAINDEQAGTKVAAQYQLTVPAGEARTVRLRLSQPWQDAPFHDFDHQFYLRQTEADEFYNCLQEGLPADPDVRNVQRQAFAGMLWSKQFYYYDVNQWLKGDPAMSKAPASRRAGRNSTWHHLYNADIISMPDKWEYPWYAAWDLAFHCIPLAMVDTEFAKQQLRLFTQDRYMHPNGQLPAYEWNFSDVNPPVHAWATWRVYQMDKKLHHGLGDTVFLEAMFHKLALNFAWWVNRKDKSERNIFEGGFLGLDNIGVFDRSAPLPTGGFIEQSDGTSWMAMFALNMMRMAMELAKANRVYQEMAGKFFEHFLYIADAMTRGGDGQFNLWDEEDGFYYDVLHTPDGVRTKLKVRSIVGLIPLFAVEVVEQDILDALPEFTARATWLIRHRPHLAQLVSRWQEPGKGARHLLGLLRRPRLKKLLTRMLDETEFLSDYGIRAMSRYHLEHPYVYSTPETDFTVQYVPGEAESSMFGGNSNWRGPIWMPINFLIIESLQRYYFYYGDNFKIEYPTGSGKLLNLQQVAEALAGRLTKLLLKDETGRRPAFGNDERLQTDPHFQDNLLFHEYFHGDAGHGLGASHQTGWTGLVVRLLQLSGQ; encoded by the coding sequence ATGACGCAGGAACAACTACGCTTAGCCGCGGCCAACGCCGGGCGGGCCCCATGGAAAAAGTTCGGACCCTACCTCACCGAGCGCCAGTGGGGCACGGTGCGCGAAGACTACTCAGCTGAAGGCAACGCCTGGGACTACATCACCCACGACATGGCCCGCAGCAAGGCCTACCGCTGGGGCGAGGAAGGTATCGGCGGTATTTCCGACGACCGACAGTTGCTGTGCTTCGCGGTGGCCCTCTGGAACGGCAAAGACGAGATGCTGAAGGAGCGCCTGTTCGGCCTCACCAACGGCCAGGGCAACCACGGCGAGGACGTGAAAGAGCAGTACTACTACCTCGACAGCACGCCCACGCACTCCTACATGCGGATGCTTTACAAGTATCCGCAGCGCAAGTTTCCGTACGGCAAGCTGGTGCGCGAAAACGGCCGCCGCACCCGCCTGGAGCCCGAATACGAGCTGCTCGACACCGGTATCTTCGACCAGAGCCGCTACTTCGACGTGTACGTGGAGTACGCCAAGGCCGGCCCCGAAGACGTGCTCATCAAGCTGACGGTGCACAACCGCGGCCCCAAAAAGGCCAGCGTGCAGCTGCTGCCGCAGCTCTGGTTTCGCAACACCTGGAGCTGGGACGGCAAGTCCACCCGGCCCAGTATGCGCGAGTCGCAGCCCGGCGCGGTGCACGCCCAGCACCCCGAGCTGGGCCACTACCACCTCTACTGCGAGCCGCACGGCACGGCCGAGCCGCCCCGCCTGCTGTTCTGCGAAAACGACACCAACGGCGCCCGCCTCTACAACCTGCCCGCTGAAGGCCGTCACTTCAAGGATGGCATCAATGACTACGTGGTGAACGGTGCGGCAGCCGCCATCAACGACGAGCAGGCCGGCACCAAAGTGGCCGCTCAGTATCAGCTGACCGTGCCGGCCGGCGAGGCCCGCACCGTGCGGCTGCGCCTGAGCCAGCCCTGGCAGGACGCGCCCTTCCACGACTTCGACCACCAGTTCTACCTGCGCCAGACCGAGGCCGACGAGTTCTACAACTGCCTCCAGGAAGGCCTGCCCGCCGACCCCGACGTACGCAACGTGCAGCGCCAGGCCTTTGCGGGCATGCTCTGGAGCAAGCAGTTCTACTACTACGACGTGAACCAGTGGCTGAAGGGCGACCCGGCCATGAGCAAGGCCCCGGCCAGCCGCCGCGCCGGCCGCAACAGCACCTGGCACCACCTCTACAACGCCGACATCATTTCGATGCCCGACAAGTGGGAGTACCCGTGGTACGCGGCCTGGGATCTGGCCTTCCACTGCATCCCGCTGGCCATGGTGGATACCGAGTTTGCCAAGCAGCAGCTGCGCCTGTTCACCCAGGACCGGTACATGCACCCCAACGGCCAGCTGCCGGCTTACGAGTGGAATTTCTCCGACGTGAACCCGCCCGTGCACGCCTGGGCTACTTGGCGCGTGTACCAGATGGACAAGAAACTCCACCACGGCCTCGGCGACACCGTGTTTCTGGAGGCCATGTTTCATAAGCTGGCCCTGAACTTTGCGTGGTGGGTGAACCGCAAGGACAAGAGCGAGCGGAACATCTTCGAGGGCGGCTTTTTGGGCCTCGACAACATCGGCGTGTTTGATAGGAGCGCGCCGCTGCCCACCGGCGGCTTCATTGAGCAGAGCGACGGCACCAGCTGGATGGCCATGTTCGCGCTCAACATGATGCGCATGGCCATGGAGCTGGCCAAGGCCAACCGCGTGTACCAGGAAATGGCCGGCAAGTTCTTCGAGCACTTCCTCTACATCGCCGACGCCATGACCCGCGGCGGCGACGGGCAGTTCAACCTCTGGGATGAGGAAGACGGCTTCTACTACGACGTGCTGCACACCCCCGACGGCGTGCGCACCAAGCTGAAGGTGCGCTCCATCGTGGGGCTGATTCCGCTGTTTGCAGTGGAAGTAGTGGAGCAGGATATTCTGGATGCGCTGCCTGAGTTTACGGCCCGCGCCACCTGGCTGATCCGGCACCGGCCGCACCTGGCGCAGCTCGTGAGCCGTTGGCAGGAGCCCGGCAAGGGCGCCCGCCACCTGCTAGGGCTGCTACGCCGCCCGCGTCTCAAGAAGCTGCTCACCCGCATGCTCGACGAAACCGAGTTTCTGTCCGATTACGGCATCCGGGCCATGTCGCGCTACCACTTGGAGCACCCCTACGTCTACAGCACCCCCGAAACTGACTTCACGGTGCAGTACGTGCCCGGCGAGGCCGAAAGCAGCATGTTTGGGGGCAACAGCAACTGGCGCGGGCCAATCTGGATGCCCATCAACTTCCTTATTATCGAGTCGTTGCAGCGCTACTATTTCTACTACGGCGACAACTTCAAAATCGAGTACCCAACGGGCTCCGGCAAGCTGCTCAACCTGCAGCAGGTAGCAGAAGCCCTGGCTGGCCGCCTCACCAAGCTGCTTCTCAAGGATGAAACCGGCCGCCGCCCCGCCTTCGGCAATGACGAGCGGCTGCAGACTGACCCGCACTTCCAGGACAACCTGCTCTTCCACGAGTACTTCCACGGCGATGCCGGCCACGGCCTCGGCGCCAGCCACCAAACCGGCTGGACTGGCCTAGTGGTGCGCCTGCTACAGCTCAGCGGCCAGTAG
- a CDS encoding ankyrin repeat domain-containing protein, with product MKKLLLLFVLLLSLPFLANAQTATQKVYATIVKNQPEALEKLLAAGADANAPVEMVPGFPTTFLILAAGKGQLELVKILVKYKAQIDKNDSFNSTALMAAADEGSAEVAAFLLASGANPNAKDSDGKDVLAHAKEGGSSDVVKLIHKAK from the coding sequence ATGAAAAAACTATTACTGCTTTTTGTCTTATTGCTGTCACTGCCATTTCTGGCCAACGCCCAAACGGCTACTCAGAAGGTTTACGCCACCATCGTAAAAAACCAGCCGGAAGCCCTAGAGAAGCTGCTGGCCGCTGGCGCCGACGCCAATGCGCCGGTGGAGATGGTGCCGGGCTTTCCCACCACGTTCCTGATTCTGGCTGCCGGCAAAGGCCAGTTGGAACTGGTCAAGATTCTGGTGAAGTACAAGGCACAGATCGATAAGAATGACTCCTTTAATTCCACTGCCCTGATGGCGGCGGCCGACGAGGGCAGCGCGGAGGTAGCGGCCTTTCTGCTGGCCAGCGGCGCCAACCCCAATGCCAAAGACAGCGACGGCAAAGACGTGCTGGCGCATGCCAAGGAAGGTGGTAGTTCCGACGTGGTGAAGCTGATTCACAAAGCCAAATAA
- a CDS encoding bile acid:sodium symporter family protein, whose translation MLQPTPPPLSPTPAAPFENRLLALLRRAGLLDWFLLGLVGAVALAYLVPGVGSKSSPIPWKIITTAGVALIFFFYGLRLSAEKLTAGLRNWRLHVVVQGITFLAFPLLALLARPLFEGLKGEQLWQSIFFLCTLPSTVSTSVVMVSIARGNLPAAIFNASISSLLGIVLTPLWTSLFLNTSADGGHLWNLALSLVWQVILPVVAGVLLNRRYGAFAERHKGALRISDQVVILLIVFTAFCESFAEGIFRSYAPADVALLALGMVGLYAAIFGLVWGMSWLLGFSREDRITALFCGSKKSLVHGSVMASLLFPGMAATGLLLLPLMLYHALQIILASMMAQQMSRQPDAAPVAV comes from the coding sequence ATGCTGCAGCCCACCCCTCCACCTCTCTCGCCCACGCCGGCCGCGCCGTTCGAAAACCGCCTTCTGGCTTTGCTCCGCCGCGCCGGCCTGCTCGACTGGTTTCTGCTGGGCCTAGTGGGGGCCGTGGCGCTGGCCTACCTAGTGCCCGGAGTTGGGAGCAAGAGCAGCCCTATTCCCTGGAAAATCATCACCACGGCCGGCGTGGCCCTGATTTTCTTTTTCTACGGCCTGCGCCTGAGTGCCGAAAAGCTCACGGCCGGCCTGCGCAACTGGCGCCTGCACGTGGTGGTGCAGGGCATTACGTTTCTGGCGTTTCCGCTGCTGGCGCTGTTGGCCCGGCCGCTGTTTGAGGGTCTGAAGGGCGAGCAGCTCTGGCAAAGCATTTTCTTCCTGTGCACCCTGCCCAGCACGGTTTCCACGTCCGTCGTGATGGTGAGTATTGCACGCGGCAACCTGCCGGCGGCCATCTTCAACGCCAGCATCAGCAGCCTGCTGGGCATTGTGCTCACGCCGCTCTGGACCAGCTTATTCCTGAACACCAGCGCCGACGGCGGCCACCTCTGGAACCTGGCTCTGAGTTTGGTTTGGCAGGTGATTCTGCCGGTGGTGGCCGGGGTGCTGCTCAACCGCCGCTACGGCGCCTTTGCCGAGCGCCACAAAGGTGCCCTGCGCATCTCCGACCAAGTGGTGATTCTGCTGATCGTGTTTACAGCCTTCTGCGAGTCGTTTGCTGAAGGCATCTTCCGCAGCTACGCCCCTGCCGATGTGGCGTTGCTGGCTTTGGGCATGGTAGGCCTGTACGCCGCCATTTTCGGGCTGGTGTGGGGCATGAGCTGGCTGCTGGGCTTCTCGCGCGAGGACCGAATTACGGCCTTGTTCTGCGGCTCCAAGAAGTCACTGGTGCATGGCAGCGTGATGGCCAGCCTGCTGTTTCCGGGTATGGCGGCCACCGGGCTGCTCCTGCTGCCACTTATGCTTTATCACGCCCTACAAATCATTCTGGCCAGCATGATGGCCCAGCAGATGAGCCGCCAGCCCGACGCCGCCCCGGTGGCCGTGTGA